The Aequorivita sublithincola DSM 14238 genome window below encodes:
- a CDS encoding helix-turn-helix transcriptional regulator has product MKNTLKVERAILNLTQDELAQKIGVSRQTINSIETNRYVPSTLLALKLSKLFDKPVNNFFKLEEND; this is encoded by the coding sequence ATGAAAAATACTTTAAAAGTTGAACGTGCCATTCTCAACCTAACGCAAGATGAACTTGCGCAAAAAATTGGGGTATCGCGACAGACCATTAATTCTATTGAGACCAATCGGTATGTGCCTTCAACGCTTTTGGCACTAAAACTATCAAAACTTTTTGACAAGCCTGTAAACAATTTTTTTAAACTTGAAGAAAATGATTGA
- a CDS encoding sigma-70 family RNA polymerase sigma factor, with amino-acid sequence MRQLKITKQVTNRETKSLNSYLQDVSKIDLITAEEEVELAQRIREGDQAALNKLSRANLRFVISVAKQYQNQGLSLPDLINEGNVGLVKAAKRFDETRGFKFISYAVWWIRQAILQAIAEQSRVVRLPLNKIGDINKIKKASIHLEQKFQRIPTASEIAQELDFSESKVKSSLKNSTRSLSMDAPFQEGENDNNLYDVLSSGESPNPDKNLMHESLRIEINRALDTLAPREADVVKLNFGLCGQPPMTLQEIGDTFDLSRERVRQIREKAIRRLRQTSKSHILKKYLG; translated from the coding sequence ATGAGACAACTTAAAATCACGAAGCAGGTTACCAACAGAGAAACCAAATCTTTAAACAGTTATTTACAGGACGTTAGCAAGATAGACTTGATAACTGCTGAAGAAGAAGTAGAGTTGGCACAGCGTATTCGTGAAGGAGATCAAGCCGCACTGAATAAATTGAGCCGTGCAAATTTACGATTTGTAATATCGGTTGCAAAACAATACCAAAATCAAGGACTAAGTCTTCCAGATTTAATTAATGAAGGAAACGTTGGTTTGGTAAAAGCCGCTAAACGATTTGATGAAACTCGCGGTTTTAAATTTATTTCTTACGCAGTTTGGTGGATTCGTCAAGCAATTTTGCAGGCAATCGCTGAACAATCCCGTGTTGTTCGTTTGCCTTTGAACAAAATTGGCGACATCAATAAAATAAAGAAGGCTTCCATACATTTGGAACAAAAATTTCAGCGTATTCCTACAGCTTCCGAAATAGCTCAAGAGCTTGATTTCAGTGAGTCTAAGGTGAAAAGTTCGCTTAAAAATTCAACGCGAAGTCTTTCAATGGACGCTCCTTTTCAAGAAGGAGAGAACGATAATAATCTTTATGATGTTTTGAGTTCTGGTGAAAGCCCGAACCCAGATAAAAACTTAATGCACGAATCACTTCGTATCGAAATTAACCGTGCTTTAGACACTTTAGCACCTCGCGAAGCAGATGTTGTAAAATTAAATTTCGGACTTTGTGGGCAACCCCCAATGACGCTACAGGAAATTGGAGACACTTTTGATTTGAGCCGCGAACGCGTTCGTCAAATTCGTGAGAAAGCGATTAGAAGATTACGTCAAACTTCAAAAAGCCACATCTTGAAAAAGTATTTAGGCTAA
- a CDS encoding SLC13 family permease, translated as MTTEIILVFSILFVTIILFAFEVFSVDKIAMLLIATLAISGLVEPDEAISGFSNSATITVLSLMIIALALEDNGVIASLARFLKNLHVLPLFLLLPIFMFITGGISAFINTTAVVIVFIKIIAELAKRFNVSQSKLLLPISFAGILGGSCTLMGTSTNLIVNSVARDLGAEKFSFFEFSFFGLIFMIVGIIVITILSRWLPKDSKENLQEAYDLENYVTTVVISEDSNLIDKNIEDTFLYTNPEISILKLTRKKQITNAPGRYITLKANDRLVLMCDIENLAKLNDAEGLSVHKNKESDKKKLIIENEEEAENTKKQDDLGFVELLILPGSILIGKTLKQLRKQTFQSALPIAIKKRRNIRNTKERLVRKNIEQITLKPGDRLLVEVPKNEIGQLYEMENVAILMEHKTKPAVNIKKRAMSFAILLIVVGLAATGILPILISALTGVCLLLLTRCLELNDVYHRINWQVIFLLAGMIPLGIAMNNTGADKWISDQLLNILSGQSNLIVIGLIFLITMLMSSVVSNNATAIIMTPIAIAVAVGLDLSMKPFILSVLFGANFSFFTPMGYQTNTLIYGMGFYKFKHFFIIGGILSIILWILGTFLLSSLL; from the coding sequence ATGACCACAGAAATAATACTCGTTTTTTCTATTCTGTTCGTTACGATTATTCTTTTCGCTTTTGAAGTCTTTTCTGTAGATAAAATTGCAATGTTGCTCATAGCCACACTAGCCATTTCTGGACTGGTTGAGCCAGATGAAGCGATTTCAGGCTTCTCAAATTCCGCTACAATTACCGTACTTTCTTTAATGATTATTGCGCTTGCTTTGGAGGACAACGGTGTTATCGCTTCCTTGGCGCGCTTTCTTAAAAATCTTCATGTACTTCCACTTTTTCTTTTGCTTCCTATTTTCATGTTTATTACTGGAGGTATTTCAGCATTTATAAATACCACTGCCGTGGTTATTGTGTTTATAAAAATAATTGCAGAATTGGCTAAACGCTTCAATGTGTCTCAATCCAAACTGCTACTTCCTATTTCATTTGCAGGTATTTTAGGTGGAAGTTGTACATTAATGGGAACATCCACAAACCTGATTGTAAATTCCGTGGCGCGAGATCTTGGAGCAGAAAAATTCAGTTTCTTCGAATTTTCGTTTTTTGGACTCATCTTTATGATCGTGGGAATTATCGTGATAACCATTCTCTCTAGATGGCTTCCGAAGGATTCAAAAGAAAATTTACAAGAGGCTTATGATCTAGAAAATTATGTGACAACAGTTGTAATAAGCGAAGATTCAAATTTGATTGATAAAAACATTGAAGACACCTTTCTATATACTAATCCTGAAATTTCCATTTTAAAACTTACTCGTAAAAAGCAAATTACCAACGCTCCGGGTCGTTATATTACCTTAAAAGCAAACGATAGATTGGTTTTGATGTGCGACATTGAGAATCTAGCAAAACTTAATGATGCCGAAGGTTTAAGCGTTCATAAGAACAAAGAAAGCGACAAAAAGAAGTTGATTATAGAAAACGAAGAAGAAGCCGAAAACACAAAAAAACAAGACGATTTGGGCTTTGTGGAGCTCTTAATTTTACCCGGTTCAATCCTTATTGGAAAAACATTAAAACAACTTAGAAAACAAACCTTTCAAAGTGCACTGCCTATTGCCATAAAAAAAAGAAGAAATATTCGGAACACCAAAGAACGTTTGGTAAGAAAGAATATTGAACAAATTACGCTAAAACCAGGAGATAGGTTGTTGGTTGAAGTGCCTAAGAACGAAATTGGCCAGCTTTATGAAATGGAAAACGTGGCAATATTGATGGAACACAAAACCAAACCCGCCGTAAACATTAAAAAGCGAGCTATGTCTTTTGCTATTTTGTTAATCGTTGTAGGGTTGGCGGCCACCGGAATTCTTCCTATTTTAATAAGTGCTTTAACTGGAGTATGTCTTTTACTTCTTACGCGCTGTTTGGAATTGAATGATGTGTATCATCGCATAAACTGGCAGGTAATTTTTCTACTTGCAGGAATGATTCCGCTAGGTATTGCAATGAACAACACTGGCGCAGATAAATGGATTTCAGACCAGTTATTAAACATTTTGAGCGGTCAATCAAACCTAATCGTTATTGGGCTTATATTTTTGATAACCATGTTAATGAGTAGTGTGGTGAGCAACAACGCAACCGCAATAATAATGACACCTATTGCTATAGCTGTTGCCGTGGGCTTAGACCTTTCTATGAAACCATTTATACTTTCGGTTTTATTTGGGGCAAACTTTAGTTTTTTTACGCCAATGGGTTATCAAACAAATACATTAATTTACGGTATGGGCTTCTATAAGTTCAAACATTTTTTTATCATTGGGGGCATCCTTTCTATTATTCTATGGATATTAGGTACATTTTTGCTTTCATCACTCTTATAA
- a CDS encoding mechanosensitive ion channel family protein yields the protein MTQEKFSVESSITNLWDKLDGWLDTIILKLPNVAVAILVLVVFYFIAKGLKKLSHKVLFRKMSDESIKQVLSKLVYAIVLLIGFFIALGVMQLDKVLTSVLAGAGVMGLAIGFALQGTLSNTVSGFMLSFQPKVRIGDFIEAQGKKGYVEEIDLRTVTIRQPDNDYVMIPNKIFVENPFTNYSWTERSRVSVSCGVGYEDDLQKVEDLVVKLLSENFEQDEGEGVEFFYTEFGDSSINFITRFWIHSEKPKPKLEAQHKAIKLIRKGFDEAGVNIPFPIRTLDFGKNKLRMEPQDEAPKKNDSKTNRE from the coding sequence ATGACACAAGAAAAATTTTCAGTAGAATCCTCAATTACAAACTTATGGGACAAGCTTGATGGCTGGCTGGACACTATAATCCTGAAATTGCCAAATGTGGCGGTGGCTATACTCGTTCTGGTTGTCTTTTATTTCATTGCCAAAGGCCTGAAAAAACTTTCGCATAAAGTCCTATTTCGCAAAATGAGCGATGAGTCCATCAAACAGGTACTTTCCAAGTTAGTTTACGCCATTGTCCTGCTTATTGGCTTTTTTATCGCGTTGGGTGTTATGCAACTAGATAAAGTACTAACATCGGTTCTAGCTGGTGCTGGAGTTATGGGATTAGCCATTGGATTCGCGTTACAAGGAACCTTAAGCAATACCGTTTCGGGTTTTATGCTTTCTTTTCAACCAAAAGTGCGCATAGGAGATTTTATTGAAGCGCAAGGTAAGAAGGGTTATGTAGAAGAAATAGATCTTAGAACAGTAACAATCCGCCAACCAGATAATGATTATGTAATGATTCCGAATAAAATATTTGTTGAAAATCCGTTCACCAATTATTCTTGGACGGAGCGTTCAAGAGTATCCGTAAGCTGCGGCGTGGGTTATGAAGACGATTTGCAAAAAGTGGAAGATCTCGTGGTAAAGCTACTTTCAGAAAATTTTGAACAAGATGAAGGAGAAGGCGTAGAATTCTTTTATACTGAATTTGGCGATAGCTCCATCAACTTCATTACACGGTTTTGGATTCACAGCGAAAAGCCAAAACCTAAACTGGAGGCGCAGCACAAGGCCATAAAACTAATCCGCAAAGGATTTGATGAAGCTGGAGTTAATATTCCTTTCCCTATCCGCACTTTGGATTTTGGAAAGAATAAATTACGAATGGAACCACAGGATGAAGCTCCTAAAAAGAATGATTCCAAAACTAATAGAGAATAA
- a CDS encoding OmpA/MotB family protein, with translation MKKAIALTMLATAIFATSCVSKKKYVELENQYNDTRSTLTKTQFEKEEIEAKYAKIEERVASYNSKIQSLTDSNNSRLQEIEGVVISENDKEKMRKALANVDPQELAQAKTLKDSMNLIVSHNLKKNLDSSLVGEGEEDDIKINIDETVVMITISDKLLFKSGSATVNSKANPLLERLAKVINSEPALEVMVEGHTDSQTVKPGAYIKDNWELSVDRSTAVIRKLQDDYGVAPEKLIAAGRSSFHPLTENETKDGRATNRRTRIVILPNLDKFLALLSAK, from the coding sequence ATGAAAAAAGCTATTGCACTAACCATGCTGGCGACAGCAATTTTTGCTACCTCATGTGTATCAAAAAAGAAGTATGTAGAATTGGAAAATCAATACAATGATACCCGTTCTACGCTTACAAAAACCCAGTTTGAAAAAGAAGAAATTGAAGCCAAGTACGCCAAAATTGAAGAGCGCGTTGCTAGCTACAATTCCAAAATCCAATCATTGACTGACAGTAACAACAGTCGCCTGCAAGAAATTGAAGGCGTTGTAATTTCAGAAAATGATAAGGAAAAAATGAGAAAAGCCCTTGCCAATGTAGATCCCCAAGAATTGGCACAGGCTAAAACGTTGAAAGATTCTATGAATCTAATCGTTTCTCACAATCTTAAAAAGAACCTAGACAGCAGTTTGGTTGGCGAAGGTGAAGAAGATGACATCAAGATTAACATTGATGAAACGGTGGTAATGATTACAATTTCAGATAAATTATTATTTAAGTCTGGTAGTGCAACCGTTAATTCTAAAGCCAATCCATTATTAGAGCGTCTTGCTAAAGTAATTAACAGCGAACCAGCCCTAGAGGTAATGGTTGAAGGTCATACAGACAGTCAAACCGTTAAGCCTGGTGCTTACATTAAAGACAACTGGGAGTTGAGTGTAGATCGTTCCACTGCCGTTATCCGCAAATTACAGGATGACTACGGTGTAGCTCCAGAAAAGCTAATTGCAGCTGGACGAAGCAGTTTTCACCCACTAACAGAAAATGAAACTAAGGATGGGCGCGCAACTAACAGAAGAACGCGTATTGTAATTTTGCCAAACCTTGACAAATTTTTGGCTTTGCTTTCTGCCAAATAA
- a CDS encoding SDR family oxidoreductase gives MNDLGKKSALVTGGTKGIGYGIAEALLKEGINVAITGRTKTTAEEAAKQLNANGNDRAQAIGLEADVRSYESQEKAVNEAVSKFGALDIVIANAGLGHFGSVEDITIEEWKETIDTNLSGPFYSLKASVDQLKKNKGYFISISSLAGTNFFKGGSAYNASKFGLTGFTQAAMLDLRDAGVKVSTIMPGSVSTHFNNNEPDEKGAWKIQKEDIGKLVVDLLKMNPRTLPSKIEVRPSMPPS, from the coding sequence ATGAATGATTTAGGAAAAAAATCCGCACTTGTTACAGGCGGTACAAAAGGAATAGGTTACGGAATTGCTGAAGCTTTACTGAAAGAGGGAATAAATGTTGCCATAACCGGAAGAACAAAAACAACTGCCGAAGAAGCTGCCAAGCAATTAAACGCTAACGGAAACGATAGGGCACAGGCAATAGGTTTAGAAGCAGACGTACGTAGTTATGAAAGTCAAGAAAAAGCAGTTAACGAAGCTGTTAGTAAATTTGGTGCTTTGGATATTGTTATTGCTAATGCTGGTTTAGGCCATTTTGGTTCTGTTGAAGATATTACAATTGAAGAATGGAAGGAAACCATAGACACCAACCTTTCGGGACCGTTCTATTCTTTGAAAGCGAGCGTTGATCAATTAAAGAAAAACAAAGGATACTTTATAAGTATTTCAAGTTTGGCTGGAACTAATTTCTTTAAAGGAGGAAGTGCTTATAACGCAAGTAAATTTGGTCTTACAGGTTTTACACAAGCTGCGATGCTAGATTTGCGCGACGCTGGAGTAAAGGTGAGTACTATTATGCCAGGTTCGGTTTCAACTCATTTTAATAATAACGAACCAGATGAAAAAGGTGCTTGGAAAATCCAGAAAGAAGATATAGGAAAGTTAGTTGTGGATTTATTGAAGATGAATCCGCGAACTTTGCCAAGTAAAATTGAAGTTAGACCATCAATGCCACCTTCTTAG
- a CDS encoding M15 family metallopeptidase, protein MKLLFFLFFVSSFFCLSSQEKPKETLVNLKDLSTEFNYEIRYATPNNFIGETLYDCAECLLRTEVAEALLKANQYFCEKGYRIKIYDCYRPLDVQKKMWAKVPRATYVGNPYGNGSVHNKGAAVDITLETLDGCYVEMGSDYDYFGREAHIDNYNFSKEILAHRKLLFEGMRKVGFNTIRTEWWHFSFKKNWSYKTLNVPLPCE, encoded by the coding sequence ATGAAATTATTATTTTTTCTGTTTTTCGTATCTTCATTCTTTTGTCTTTCTTCCCAAGAAAAACCAAAGGAAACACTCGTAAATCTTAAAGACCTTTCAACGGAATTTAATTATGAAATCCGTTACGCTACACCAAACAACTTCATAGGCGAAACACTTTACGACTGCGCCGAATGTTTACTGCGTACCGAAGTAGCAGAAGCACTCCTAAAAGCCAATCAATACTTCTGCGAAAAAGGGTATCGCATAAAAATATACGACTGCTACAGACCGTTGGATGTTCAGAAAAAAATGTGGGCTAAAGTGCCGCGCGCAACGTATGTGGGCAATCCTTATGGAAACGGTTCCGTGCACAACAAAGGTGCTGCGGTAGATATTACTCTTGAAACTTTGGATGGTTGTTACGTTGAAATGGGCAGTGATTACGATTACTTCGGAAGAGAAGCGCATATTGACAACTATAATTTTTCAAAAGAAATACTAGCGCATAGAAAGTTGCTTTTTGAAGGAATGCGGAAAGTTGGTTTCAATACTATAAGGACAGAATGGTGGCATTTCAGCTTTAAGAAGAATTGGAGTTATAAAACATTGAATGTTCCATTGCCCTGTGAATAA
- a CDS encoding mechanosensitive ion channel family protein — translation MIPLLQSPGQTIQNSLETYYHEFLKVLPRIAMAILVIILGVLLAQVLTNFYKRRFQKKSEDPLMSKFLAQAVKIILIIIAIMIALRVAGLDGIATGLLTAVGGGAIILGFAFQDIGKNFLAGIILAFNRPFNINDTIKVDDIFGRVKALSFRYSHIKTFDGRDIYIPNSDVLTKPVENYTADGFYRVDFTVGIGYEDDIVAAKKTIQGILDSNEEIMRDAEHENFVIEDELAASTVNLKVFFWVDTVDYRRSSRVLRGLIIREVKEELFKKGFNLPADIKELKIYGTEDAIPIKFRNSPEFPKKEKQ, via the coding sequence ATGATTCCATTGTTACAATCCCCAGGACAAACAATTCAAAATTCATTAGAAACCTATTACCACGAATTCCTAAAAGTATTACCAAGGATTGCTATGGCAATTTTGGTTATAATTTTGGGTGTTTTACTGGCGCAGGTTCTTACCAATTTTTATAAGCGAAGATTTCAAAAGAAGTCTGAAGATCCGTTAATGTCAAAGTTCTTGGCGCAAGCTGTAAAAATAATTTTGATTATTATAGCCATAATGATTGCCTTGCGTGTTGCTGGTTTGGATGGAATTGCAACTGGGCTCTTAACAGCCGTTGGCGGTGGCGCAATTATTTTGGGTTTTGCTTTTCAAGATATAGGAAAGAACTTTCTGGCTGGAATTATTCTTGCTTTCAACAGACCTTTTAATATTAACGATACGATAAAAGTAGACGATATCTTCGGAAGGGTGAAGGCATTAAGCTTTAGATATTCGCACATAAAAACTTTTGACGGGCGAGATATTTACATACCAAATAGCGATGTGCTTACAAAACCAGTTGAAAACTATACCGCAGATGGTTTTTATAGAGTAGATTTTACAGTTGGAATTGGTTACGAAGACGATATAGTGGCGGCTAAGAAAACAATTCAAGGCATTTTGGATTCAAACGAAGAAATTATGAGAGACGCCGAACACGAAAATTTTGTAATTGAAGATGAACTGGCTGCAAGCACCGTAAACTTAAAAGTATTTTTTTGGGTCGATACTGTTGATTATAGAAGGTCTTCCAGAGTTTTGCGCGGTTTGATTATTCGTGAAGTGAAGGAAGAACTCTTCAAAAAAGGCTTCAATCTTCCTGCGGATATTAAAGAACTTAAAATTTATGGAACTGAGGATGCTATTCCTATTAAATTTAGAAATAGTCCAGAGTTTCCGAAAAAAGAAAAGCAATAA
- a CDS encoding DUF3817 domain-containing protein yields MELSVKTFRLISTLEAISFLVLLGIAMPLKYIWDMPRMVQLVGMAHGVLFVLYVGGAIYMFKKLKWSIKDLFIVVMCSVLPFGPFYVERKYL; encoded by the coding sequence TTGGAACTTTCAGTAAAAACATTTAGATTAATTAGCACTTTGGAAGCAATTTCATTTTTAGTGCTTTTAGGAATTGCAATGCCTTTAAAATACATTTGGGACATGCCAAGAATGGTGCAATTAGTGGGAATGGCACACGGTGTTTTGTTCGTTCTTTATGTTGGTGGCGCAATATACATGTTCAAAAAACTGAAATGGTCAATCAAAGATTTATTCATTGTGGTTATGTGTTCCGTGCTGCCTTTCGGTCCCTTTTATGTAGAACGTAAATACCTATAA
- a CDS encoding mechanosensitive ion channel family protein: MNTDTLQKYSCLLQEYLNGEGMALEWAIFLNVVLNCIVVFIGVYILDVIFRKFIVEAFKAFSDKTKNTFDDYLVKSNFPRFFAHILPLFIMWKLIPIIFIESAFMTDLLLIVVQVLSVILSIYIFRSILRSTRNYLEESERFKDKPMESYVQVMMIFAWGIGIFWIIQLLTGFSIVSLTTLGAASAVILLIFKDTILGFVASIQVSVNDIVRIGDWITFSKFGADGHVTEINLATVRVQNWDNTFTTIPTYSLIADSFQNWRGMQESDGRRIKRSIFIKQSSIKFLSSEDIVKLKKIELIKPYLEHRQKDVDKFNHKNEVDKELLINGRNQTNLGVFRYYTDAFLNENSAINKDLFLMVRHLAPTDKGIPIEIFCFSKDKRWVNYEHIQADIFDHLLASIPYFDLEIFELPTGQDFRALS; encoded by the coding sequence ATGAATACAGATACGCTTCAAAAATACAGTTGTTTACTGCAAGAATACCTCAATGGCGAAGGGATGGCACTGGAATGGGCCATTTTTCTCAATGTGGTTTTAAACTGTATTGTTGTTTTTATTGGCGTTTATATCCTTGACGTTATTTTTAGAAAATTTATTGTTGAAGCCTTCAAAGCATTCAGCGACAAGACAAAAAATACCTTTGATGATTATCTTGTGAAAAGTAATTTTCCAAGATTTTTTGCCCACATTTTGCCTTTGTTCATTATGTGGAAGTTGATTCCAATAATTTTTATTGAATCAGCTTTTATGACCGATCTTTTGCTGATAGTTGTGCAAGTTCTGTCGGTTATACTTTCTATCTATATTTTCCGAAGTATTCTGCGGAGCACACGTAATTATCTTGAAGAAAGCGAAAGGTTTAAGGACAAGCCGATGGAAAGCTACGTGCAGGTAATGATGATTTTTGCTTGGGGAATCGGAATTTTTTGGATTATTCAGCTTCTTACGGGCTTTTCAATTGTTAGCCTTACTACTTTGGGAGCGGCTTCTGCCGTGATTCTTCTAATTTTTAAAGATACCATTCTTGGTTTTGTTGCGAGCATTCAGGTTTCTGTGAATGATATTGTTCGCATTGGCGACTGGATTACTTTCAGCAAATTTGGCGCTGATGGACACGTTACCGAAATAAACCTCGCGACTGTTCGCGTACAGAACTGGGATAATACCTTCACCACAATTCCCACCTATAGCTTGATTGCAGATTCGTTTCAAAACTGGCGTGGAATGCAGGAAAGCGATGGGCGAAGAATAAAACGTTCCATTTTTATAAAGCAATCTTCCATAAAATTTCTTTCTTCGGAAGACATTGTGAAGCTGAAAAAAATTGAACTGATAAAACCGTATTTAGAACATCGCCAAAAAGATGTGGATAAATTCAACCATAAAAACGAAGTTGATAAAGAACTATTGATAAATGGTAGAAATCAAACAAACCTCGGTGTTTTCCGTTATTATACTGATGCTTTTTTGAATGAAAATTCCGCAATCAATAAAGACTTGTTTTTAATGGTGCGCCATTTAGCACCAACAGATAAAGGAATTCCGATTGAAATATTTTGTTTCAGCAAAGACAAACGCTGGGTAAATTACGAACACATTCAAGCAGATATTTTTGACCATTTGCTGGCCTCCATCCCCTATTTCGACCTTGAAATTTTTGAATTGCCAACTGGCCAAGACTTTCGAGCCTTGTCTTAA
- a CDS encoding acyl-CoA thioesterase, with protein MNFHTRKWIKPEDLNPNETLFGGRLLEWIDEEAALYSIIQLENPRTVTKFMSEINFRSSAKKGDIIEIGLEVTNFGRTSLSLACEVRNKMTREVIISIDRITMVSLDDNGNPTPHGKNEIEYVKDRLGK; from the coding sequence ATGAATTTTCACACAAGAAAATGGATAAAACCCGAAGATTTAAACCCAAACGAAACACTTTTTGGCGGAAGATTGCTTGAATGGATTGATGAGGAAGCCGCACTATACTCAATCATTCAACTTGAAAACCCACGCACAGTTACAAAGTTTATGAGTGAAATAAACTTTAGAAGCTCTGCAAAAAAAGGTGATATTATTGAAATAGGTCTTGAGGTAACAAACTTCGGAAGAACATCATTATCGCTAGCTTGCGAAGTGCGCAACAAAATGACGCGGGAAGTAATTATCAGTATTGACAGGATTACAATGGTTAGCTTGGATGACAATGGAAATCCAACACCGCACGGAAAAAATGAAATTGAATACGTTAAAGACCGTTTGGGAAAATAG
- the bshC gene encoding bacillithiol biosynthesis cysteine-adding enzyme BshC, giving the protein MPTHSIPYQNTGYFSKLMCDYLAEDENLKPFYNRFPNLENFKKQLDEKQKNFTEEKRHLLAKRIMFQYGDNSISQSTLSNIDLLKEHTTFTITTGHQLNLFTGPLYFLYKIFSTINLCEQLNNKYHKNHFVPIYWMASEDHDFEEINYFNLFGKKVKWNRNTSGAVGELSTEGLKEVKEQLKKEFGESENAKKLIGYFKDAYTKHTNLADATRFLANCLFYHHGLVILDGNDPELKKCFIPYAEKELTENLSFKKVSETTEKLTNLGFSEQVHPREINLFYLKENLRERIIEKDERFYINETNISFSKEEILKELHEYPERLSPNALLRPLYQEEILPNLCYIGGGGELAYWFQLKDYFEAVQIPFPILLLRNSALLVPKNLSEKLKNLNTGIEELFLPQHELITKHTYKISKLKIDFSKQKEFLKKQFKDLYLLAEKTDVSFLGAVGAQEKKQLNGLENLEKRLLKAQKRNHSEEIERLKNIQNQLFPNQSLQERQLNFSEFYLEFGEELLDVLKENLDPLDSNFTVLEL; this is encoded by the coding sequence ATGCCAACCCATTCCATTCCCTATCAAAACACAGGTTATTTCTCTAAGCTCATGTGTGATTATCTCGCAGAAGATGAGAACTTAAAACCGTTTTACAATCGCTTTCCAAACTTGGAGAATTTCAAAAAGCAACTAGACGAAAAACAAAAGAATTTCACGGAAGAGAAACGACATTTGTTGGCAAAACGAATCATGTTTCAATATGGCGATAATTCTATCTCACAATCTACGCTGAGCAATATTGATTTGCTGAAAGAGCACACCACGTTTACAATAACAACGGGACATCAGCTCAATCTTTTTACTGGACCTTTGTACTTTTTATATAAAATATTCTCAACAATAAATCTATGCGAACAACTCAATAATAAGTACCATAAAAACCATTTTGTACCTATATACTGGATGGCTTCGGAAGATCATGATTTTGAAGAAATAAATTATTTTAATCTCTTCGGAAAAAAAGTAAAATGGAACAGAAATACTTCTGGTGCCGTTGGCGAGCTTTCCACAGAAGGTTTGAAGGAAGTGAAAGAACAACTAAAAAAGGAATTCGGCGAAAGTGAAAACGCTAAAAAATTGATAGGTTATTTTAAGGATGCCTACACAAAGCACACCAATCTTGCTGATGCAACACGCTTTTTGGCCAATTGTCTATTTTACCACCACGGTTTAGTGATTTTAGATGGAAATGATCCTGAACTAAAAAAATGTTTCATTCCTTATGCCGAAAAGGAGTTAACTGAAAACCTAAGCTTCAAAAAAGTTTCTGAAACTACTGAAAAACTAACTAATTTGGGTTTTTCTGAACAAGTTCACCCACGAGAAATCAATTTGTTTTACCTAAAAGAAAACCTTCGAGAACGTATCATTGAAAAAGATGAACGATTTTATATAAATGAAACCAACATTTCTTTTTCAAAAGAAGAAATTTTAAAAGAATTACACGAATATCCAGAGCGCTTATCACCAAATGCTTTGTTGAGACCACTCTATCAGGAAGAAATTTTACCCAATCTCTGTTACATTGGCGGCGGCGGCGAGTTGGCGTATTGGTTTCAGTTAAAGGATTATTTTGAAGCAGTTCAGATTCCTTTCCCAATACTTTTATTGCGAAATTCCGCGCTTTTAGTTCCAAAGAATCTTTCAGAAAAACTTAAAAACTTAAACACCGGAATTGAAGAATTATTTCTTCCGCAGCACGAATTGATTACGAAACACACTTACAAAATCTCAAAACTTAAAATAGATTTTTCAAAACAGAAAGAGTTTCTAAAAAAGCAGTTTAAGGATTTATATCTTTTAGCTGAAAAGACCGATGTTTCATTTCTTGGAGCCGTTGGTGCTCAAGAAAAAAAGCAATTAAATGGTTTAGAAAACCTTGAAAAACGATTGTTGAAAGCTCAAAAACGAAACCATTCCGAAGAAATTGAGCGATTAAAAAATATTCAAAACCAACTATTTCCAAACCAAAGCTTGCAAGAACGACAGCTTAATTTTTCAGAATTCTATTTAGAATTTGGAGAAGAATTGCTAGATGTTTTGAAAGAAAATTTGGATCCCTTGGATAGTAATTTTACTGTTTTGGAATTGTGA